Proteins encoded within one genomic window of Thunnus maccoyii chromosome 22, fThuMac1.1, whole genome shotgun sequence:
- the ttc5 gene encoding tetratricopeptide repeat protein 5: MAEEEKSSEPVKDKNELHIMKELVDELYNYRDCYFETHSVEDAGRKQPDVAEEMEKTLKKLEEKEERFKHKAEFLLQKGRCLNVAPDFSAAAEECLSRAVKLEPGLVEGWNTLGEQYWKKGDLTGAKNCFTGAMQQSKNKVSLRNLSMVLRQLPAADSDAHGKQVLESVDMARQAVQLDVTDGTSWYILGNAYVSLFFTCGQNPQLSQQALSAYAQSEKVDRTASCYPELHFNRATLFQYEEMFGSALGGYSRAAALDPSWEEPPERERQLLEYLGKVTELIQNKGKVKARRLRTMLSNLNTLALGPCSSPQFRAPTGRVGSLEPRTLSSLTHGHNAGVAALGKVVFSLASEGRMAFTFGMVDSEETCIVVMVYNTADSWGVLIGDTVVIPEPQVKRHSITHKDKSFDFKSIRVDSPLLTIVNGKKQNIQSQIAASVSYKPQSE; the protein is encoded by the exons ATGGCGGAGGAAGAGAAGAGCAGCGAGCCTGTGAAAGACAAAAACGAACTGCACATTATGAAG GAACTTGTGGATGAGCTGTATAATTACAGAGACTGTTACTTTGAGACTCACAGTGTGGAGGATGCCGGAAGGAAACAGCCCGATGTCGCGGAGGAGATGGAAAAGACGTTGAAGAagctggaggagaaagaag AGCGCTTTAAACACAAAGCAGAGTTTCTGCTGCAGAAGGGCAGGTGTCTGAACGTAGCTCCTGATTTCAGCGCTGCGGCAGAAGAGTGCCTTTCCCGGGCTGTCAAGCTGGAGCCCGGCCTGGTCGAGGGCTGGAACACGTTGGGGGAGCAGTACTGGAAAAAAGGAGACTTAACTGGTGCCAAGAACTGCTTTACTGGAGCCATGCAACAG AGCAAGAACAAAGTGTCTCTGCGCAacctgtccatggtgctgaggCAGCTGCCAGCAGCGGACAGCGACGCACACGGCAAGCAGGTGCTGGAGAGTGTGGACATGGCCCGACAAGCCGTCCAGCTGGATGTCACGGATGGGACGTCCTGGT ATATTCTGGGAAATGCCTATGTGTCCCTGTTTTTCACCTGTGGACAGAATCCACAGTTGTCTCAACAAGCTCTAAGTGCCTATGCACAGTCT GAGAAAGTCGACAGAACTGCGTCTTGTTACCCGGAGCTGCATTTTAACCGAGCCACGCTGTTCCAGTACGAGGAGATGTTCGGGTCTGCGCTCGGCGGCTACAGCCGAGCGGCCGCGCTTGACCCGAGCTGGGAGGAGCCtccagagagggagaggcagctGCTGGAGTACCTGGGGAAAGTCACAGAACTCATACAGAACAAG GGGAAGGTGAAGGCGCGTCGGTTACGGACGATGCTCTCTAACCTCAACACGTTGGCATTGGGTCCCTGCTCTTCCCCTCAGTTTCGCGCTCCGACAGGGCGCGTGGGCAGCCTGGAGCCTCGAACTCTGTCCTCCCTCACGCACGGCCACAACGCCGGGGTGGCCGCCCTGGGCAAGGTGGTGTTCAGTCTGGCCTCTGAGGGTCGCATGGCCTT TACGTTCGGCATGGTGGACAGCGAGGAGACGTGCATAGTGGTGATGGTTTACAACACGGCAGACAGCTGGGGCGTCCTGATAGGAGACACTGTAGTCATTCCTGAACCTCAGGTCAAACGACACAGTATAACACATAAAGATAAG TCGTTTGACTTCAAAAGTATACGAgtggactctcctctgctcactATTGTCAATGGCAAGAAACAAAATATCCAAAGTCAGATCGCTGCCTCCGTCAGCTACAAGCCTCAGAGCGAATGA
- the LOC121889075 gene encoding E3 ubiquitin-protein ligase CCNB1IP1, whose protein sequence is MSLCDDTLLCNFPKCRTKLSGFAWVTACSHVFCDQHGSGEFSRSPAICPACSSALSGKLDIVRTELSPSEDYKAMVLAGLRPDVVLDISARALAFWSYQVHQEHLYQEYSLSRSEAQLKQMEKVLTQQNQSRELELTSMRGEIASLKKVMEEYKRKYSEVSERLMERNRQYQKLQGLYDSLRLRNMVVGVGDRDTLTHPGHHDFNTGVARQATPQRSPQFLSVSHDGDSRFFSCLEADGAKTFFQFSSPARDKGRAFIKKH, encoded by the exons ATGTCTCTCTGCGATGATACGCTCCTGTGTAACTTCCCAAAGTGTCGGACCAAGTTGAGCGGCTTCGCCTGGGTCACGGCTTGCTCACACGTTTTCTGTGATCAGCACGGATCCGGTGAGTTCAGCCGCTCTCCTGCCATCTGCCCGGCCTGCTCATCCGCTCTGTCTGGGAAACTGGACATTGTGAGGACAGAACTGTCGCCCTCTGAGGACTACAAAGCCATGGTGTTGGCAGGTCTGCGACCAGATGTAGTTCTGGACATCAGTGCCCGCGCTCTGGCCTTCTGGAGCTATCAG GTCCATCAGGAGCATCTGTATCAAGAGTACAGTCTGTCACGGTCCGAGGCACAGCTGAAGCAGATGGAGAAGGTGTTGACCCAGCAGAACCAGAGCAGAGAACTGGAGCTCACTTCCATGAGAGGGGAAATTGCCTCCCTGAAGAAA GTGATGGAGGAGTACAAGAGGAAGTACAGCGAGGTGTCTGAGAGGCTGATGGAGAGGAACAGGCAGTACCAGAAACTACAGGGGCTGTACGACTCTCTGAGGCTGCGCAATATGGTGGTGGGTGTGGGGGACAGAGACACCCTGACACATCCAGGACATCACGACTTCAACACTG GGGTGGCCCGGCAGGCGACTCCCCAGAGGAGCCCTCAGTTCCTCTCAGTGAGCCACGACGGGGACAGCCGGTTCTTCTCCTGCCTGGAGGCTGACGGAGCAAAGACCTTCTTCCAGTTCAGCTCCCCTGCCAGGGACAAAGGCCGGGCCTTCATCAAGAAGCACTGA
- the si:ch211-212k18.5 gene encoding sal-like protein 4 yields MSRRKQKRPQHLVNADPGGPRLLSHDDHLGMKSPSTSLGSEVTSSGSSSSSPTSLQDCQPPLAPRPSPGGLHAPSLPSESSPPPHWPSHIAPFTTSLPNTHSSLSPDFPHPSLSSQTHSPPPLGQTSGSHTLSHQGNSHSTMTSPPMGSSATTTTSSSSSISSSCVPPHRDSSSPGQQQASSSPGQQGQIQVPPTLAVLLEELRVLQQRQIHQMQITEEICRHVLRLGGAVFGQDNNTQASGADSSQKTAGAVSSPSPTHPSTATPVTTASSLLTGLPSSLFPQPSVSKSGASHVNGSRAPSSSSLSSSSSSSLSSTISSSVASLHPLSLSLGLPPRYLHEKSSNTSSFGHSNGISFPTPPLPTTSHSQDLQPSSSLGSASSSGRPQHVCRFCGKVLSSDSSLQIHLRSHTGERPYQCPVCLSRFTTRGNLKAHFLRHREQNPELSLSLLPPALSEQTQSGSAPGAIQRRRKRRADDDEPFNGVKGSIPGMTENMALGFLSGTSSRPSPSSLPLPPSVDMALLSTAHSLLQLNRASAAAAASVSSTVMPSSSSSSSSSSMGSQFKGAKQQRFDENTPPHSALHATSPYSQLAHLPKILFPGGTSPHHLALLRPPGHPSTSHLTSPHQLPFPFPPFPKPSTSSPSSSSPNTSTQTSDTSKLQRLVQKLEKQPQGGSSSASTSSLTPAEANGDTHGHDLTTTSSAYRREMLAALGLSPSANAAGLVTSQGVSGSSTTTTTTTTPSLPTVQANQCGVCLRVLSCPRALRLHQATHLGERPFPCKLCGRSFSTKGSLRAHQATHRARPPNARALNSCPLCPRKFTNALVLQHHIRLHLGGQIPPDEDMPPEDGAETENAVFDDGENDSIGSPSKAQQLLPLALTTGSKSPIGVPDSGSTSKQPTAADASSVKTEESESSTPSPPLTRNPSSAGAEDPLRVRENTLIDSSPMNSSMYSEEETHADLGKAPIATFNSAVVNGDSEADDTPLSLCVSKPGAENDMPHRAINNDATSSKENHDCSTEEQTTSPDSNPKPPGANPLPSLTPPASPKARGEAEEACGSVPQEPQERDAAQSKGKGETSTPREPLPALDPEKDTPIEEGYSVPEEPSEDPEPSVPAPAPHSQPPRLDKPYSCSQCGKAYASRSGLKGHMKTHPGVLANTPSKAQTNDNDNDIVEDHSSHSANKNPGQQEEKQGLAKSPEKGGSTDPLPISFGSDEAGEPMDTAV; encoded by the exons ATGTCACGCCGGAAGCAGAAGCGACCCCAGCATCTCGTTAATGCGGATCCGGGGGGCCCAAGGCTGCTATCTCACG ATGACCACCTGGGCATGAAGTCACCATCCACATCTCTTGGCTCAGAAGTGACCTCATCAGggtcctcctcctcatcccccACCTCTCTCCAAGACTGCCAGCCGCCTCTGGCCCCTCGCCCATCCCCCGGTGGGCTCCACGCGCCCTCCTTACCCAGCGAGAGCTCGCCTCCTCCCCACTGGCCAAGCCACATTGCCCCCTTCACCACCTCCCTCCCTAACACCCACTCTTCCCTCTCCCCAGACTTTCCTCACCCCTCGCTGTCTTCCCAGACTCACTCACCTCCTCCCCTGGGTCAAACCTCAGGCTCCCACACCCTGTCCCACCAAGGAAACTCTCACTCCACCATGACCTCCCCACCGATGGGCAGTTCGGCCACCACcactacctcctcctcctcttccatctccTCATCTTGTGTGCCACCCCACCGTGACAGCTCCAGCCCAGGTCAGCAGCAGGCCTCCAGCTCTCCAGGGCAGCAGGGACAGATCCAGGTGCCTCCCACCCTGGCAGTACTCTTGGAGGAGCTTAGAGTTTTACAGCAGAGGCAAATCCACCAGATGCAGATAACAGAGGAAATCTGTAGGCATGTTCTAAGGCTTGGAGGGGCTGTCTTTGGCCAAGATAATAACACACAGGCTAGTGGTGCTGACAGCAGCCAGAAAACTGCAGGAGCAGTGTCTTCACCATCACCAACACACCCCTCTACTGCCACTCCAGTAACTACGGCTTCATCGCTTTTGACCGGCCTCCcctcttccctctttcctcAGCCATCCGTCTCCAAATCAGGTGCTTCACATGTTAATGGCAGCAGggctccatcctcctcctcgttaTCGTCCTCGTCTTCCTCATCTCTTTCATCCACTATCAGCTCCTCTGTTGCCTCCCTACACCCACTGTCTTTGTCATTGGGGTTACCGCCACGCTACCTCCATGAGAAGTCATCTAACACCTCTTCATTTGGTCACAGTAATGGTATCAGTTTCCCCACTCCTCCCCTTCCTACCACCAGCCATTCCCAGGACCTCCAACCCAGCTCCTCCCTCGGCTCTGCCTCCTCATCGGGACGCCCTCAGCATGTCTGCCGTTTTTGCGGCAAGGTGCTTAGCAGTGATTCATCACTCCAGATCCATCTGAGGTCACACACAGGTGAAAGGCCCTACCAGTGTCCGGTCTGCTTGAGCCGTTTTACAACCAGAGGGAACCTCAAAGCCCATTTCCTGcgacacagagagcagaaccCAGAGCTGTCTCTCTCATTGCTGCCCCCAGCACTGTCAGAGCAGACACAGAGTGGCTCTGCTCCTGGTGCCAtccagagaaggagaaaaaggcGAGCTGATGACGATGAGCCATTTAATGGAGTGAAAGGAAGCATTCCCGGGATGACAGAGAACATGGCTTTAGGATTCCTGTCTGGTACGTCCTCTCGCCCCTCGCCTTCCTCTCTACCTCTGCCCCCCTCAGTGGACATGGCGCTGCTGTCCACAGCCCATTCACTTCTACAGCTGAACAGAgcttcagctgcagctgctgccagTGTATCCAGCACTGTAATgccttcctcttcatcctcatcttcatcctcctccatgGGCAGTCAGTTCAAAGGAGCAAAGCAGCAGCGATTTGATGAGAATACACCTCCTCACTCAGCCCTCCATGCAACCTCCCCATACTCCCAGCTGGCCCACCTTCCCAAGATTCTCTTCCCTGGAGGTACCTCCCCTCACCACCTTGCACTTCTCCGACCTCCAGGCCACCCATCCACTtctcacctcacctcacctcatCAGCTACCCTTCCCCTTTCCACCTTTCCCCAAACCATCAacctcttctccctcttcatCATCTCCCAACACCTCTACCCAGACCTCAGACACCTCCAAGTTGCAGCGCCTGGTTCAGAAGCTTGAAAAGCAACCACAGGGAGGTTCTTCttctgcctccacctcctcaCTAACCCCTGCTGAAGCCAATGGGGACACACATGGCCATGACCTGACCACCACCTCTAGTGCCTATCGCAGGGAAATGTTGGCTGCTCTCGGCCTGAGCCCAAGTGCCAATGCTGCAGGACTAGTGACCAGCCAGGGAGTCTCAGGTTCTAGTaccacaaccaccaccaccactaccccTTCTCTGCCTACTGTTCAGGCTAACCAGTGTGGCGTGTGCCTGCGTGTCCTCAGTTGCCCTAGAGCTCTGCGTTTGCACCAGGCCACACATCTGGGAGAGCGGCCATTCCCTTGTAAGCTGTGCGGTCGTTCCTTCTCCACCAAGGGTAGCCTCAGGGCCCACCAAGCCACTCACCGTGCAAGACCACCCAATGCCCGTGCCTTGAACTCCTGCCCACTGTGCCCACGCAAGTTCACAAATGCCTTGGTTCTTCAGCACCACATCCGCTTGCACCTAGGAGGGCAAATACCACCTGATGAAGACATGCCACCTGAAGATGGCGCAGAAACTGAGAATGCTGTCTTTGATGATGGTGAGAATGACTCCATTGGCTCCCCATCTAAAGCCCAACAACTCCTTCCCCTGGCCTTAACTACAGGCTCCAAGTCTCCGATTGGTGTTCCTGACTCAGGGTCCACTTCTAAGCAACCCACAGCTGCTGATGCATCTTCTGTGAAGACAGAGGAATCCGAGAGCTCAACACCCAGCCCACCCCTGACCCGTAATCCCTCCTCAGCGGGAGCAGAGGACCCCCTGCGTGTGAGAGAGAACACCCTAATTGATAGTAGCCCCATGAACAGCTCCATGTACTCTGAGGAGGAGACCCACGCTGACCTGGGCAAAGCACCCATAGCTACTTTTAATTCAGCTGTAGTGAATGGAGATTCAGAGGCTGATGACacccctctttccctctgtgtttCAAAGCCTGGCGCAGAAAATGATATGCCGCATAGAGCGATTAATAATGATGCCACCTCTTCTAAAGAGAATCACGATTGCTCCACAGAAGAGCAAACTACTAGTCCTGATTCTAACCCGAAACCCCCAGGTGCAAACCCATTACCTTCCCTCACCCCTCCTGCCAGCCCCAAAGCCAGGGGAGAAGCAGAAGAGGCCTGTGGCAGTGTACCACAGGAGCCACAGGAGAGAGATGCTGCCCAAAGTAAAGGGAAGGGTGAGACCAGCACACCCAGAGAGCCTTTGCCGGCATTAGATCCAGAGAAGGACACTCCAATTGAGGAGGGTTACAGCGTGCCAGAAGAGCCTTCAGAGGACCCAGAGCCCTCTGTCCCAGCACCAGCACCACATTCCCAGCCTCCTCGCCTGGACAAACCCTACAGTTGCTCCCAGTGTGGAAAGGCATACGCCAGCCGTAGTGGACTTAAG GGGCACATGAAAACCCACCCTGGAGTGTTGGCCAATACCCCCTCCAAGGCTCAAAccaatgacaatgacaatgacattgTGGAGGATCACAGTTCTCATTCAGCCAATAAGAATCCAGGACAACAGGAAGAAAAGCAGGGATTGGCTAAATCCCCTGAGAAAGGTGGCAGCACAGACCCACTACCGATCAGTTTTGGTTCGGATGAGGCGGGCGAGCCTATGGACACTGCTGTGTAG